A stretch of DNA from Dioscorea cayenensis subsp. rotundata cultivar TDr96_F1 chromosome 4, TDr96_F1_v2_PseudoChromosome.rev07_lg8_w22 25.fasta, whole genome shotgun sequence:
AATATGAGTGACTCAAAAGGTGCAAAACTGATTGGTAGAGAAAGTACACCAAAGAGATTCAGCTTCGAAGAAGGCTGTTTTACAGCAAGAATTGTCATCCATCCAAAAACAACACATGAATAGCCTACTGAAGTCACTCTTCTAAAATACTCTAGCTTGAACTTTTGAATCAGTATATGATATGCCCCTAAAACCAGTAGTCCCGATAATACTACCAAGACCAGAGTGTAATGCAGATAGAACTCAACACCAAGACCAATGTGACCCAACTGCTCTACTTCTCCGATGCTCCAAAGAGCACTCATATTAAATACCAGATGAAGCACACTTATATGGGAAAATGCAGATGTTATAAGCCTCCAGTAATGCCCTTCAGCAGCGGTTTCATAGCTTATCCCAACATTGGCATAGCCAATGTTGTTCTTTTGAATATAGAACCAAACTGCACTACAGATACCTATAATACAACTGGTTGCAGGCTTCTGCCAGATCTCAATGAATAGAGGTTTTCCCATCCTTTATTCTTATTGGCAAGCTACACAAACCAGTTTCAATACTTATC
This window harbors:
- the LOC120259534 gene encoding RHOMBOID-like protein 13, coding for MGKPLFIEIWQKPATSCIIGICSAVWFYIQKNNIGYANVGISYETAAEGHYWRLITSAFSHISVLHLVFNMSALWSIGEVEQLGHIGLGVEFYLHYTLVLVVLSGLLVLGAYHILIQKFKLEYFRRVTSVGYSCVVFGWMTILAVKQPSSKLNLFGVLSLPISFAPFESLIFTSIIVPQASFLGHLSGIVVGYSIAWGLIHGMNNYWALSMLGWIILVAVLSMKRTGAVDFSFIKIESVADPSLPTVGFPTSGTGRTLQVDIQSARVSDLV